CATCTTGTCGGGCGCCTCGCCGGAGGCAGTCGCCTGGATCACACCACTTGGCTGAACCTCGCCACCGAGCTGCTGGACGGCAGCGGCGCGCTGCCCGAGGCGGGCAAGGTCATGCTGATCCAGCTGTATGACGCCAGTCTCGCCCAGCTGAGCGGAACGGGCTTTGATATTACCCTTCTGCTCCCTGACGATAGTGCGACGATCGACCATCGCACTCATGCGTTGGGTCAGTGGTGCGAAGGGTTTCTCGGCGGCTTCGGTCTGGTCGAGCGCAAGGCCGAGCTCAGCGAGGAAGCTGACGGCGTTCTGCACGATTTCGCTGCCATCGCTCAGGTGCAGACCGATCTGGATGAGTCGGAAGCCAATGAAGTCGATTTCATGGAAGTGATGGAATATGTGCGCATGGCGACGCTGATGGTCTTCACCGAATGCCAGCCCACCGATGCCGATCAGGATCAACCCCCAGCGTCACTGCATTGATGAGGTCAGTCATGCGTATCACCAGGCAGGAATATGCACGCCGCCGCAAGGCACTGATGGCGCAGATGGAACCGGACAGTATCGCTATCCTGCCAGCCGCGCCGGTCTACATCCGCAATCGAGACGTCGAGCACAACTATCGTCAGGACAGCGACTTCCAGTATCTGACCGGGTTTCCCGAGCCGGAAGCGGTCGCGGTCCTGATTCCCGGTCGTGAGCACGGCGAGTACGTTCTGTTCTGCCGCGAGAAGGACAAGGAGCGGGAGTTATGGGATGGCTATCGTGCGGGGCAGGAAGGAGCGGTAAGTGAATACGGTGCCGATGATGCCTTCCCGATCAACGATATCGACGACATTCTGCCGGGCCTGATCGAAGGGCGGGAGCGGGTCTATTACGTGATGGGTGCGAACGAGGAGTTCGACCGCCGCCTCACCAGCTGGATCAACATCATTCGCAGCAAGGCGCGCCTTGGCGCGCAGCCGCCCAATGAGTTCGTCGCGCTCGATCATCTCCTGCACGACATGCGCCTGTACAAGAACGCCGCCGAGGTCAAGCTCATGCATGCCGCCGGCGAGATATCCGCCGAAGCCCACATCCGTGCGATGCAGGTCTGCCGGCCGGGGATGTACGAGTACCAACTCGAGGCCGAGCTGCAGCACACCTTCATGCGTCACGGCAGTCGTTCGCCAGCGTACCAGTCTATCGTTGCCACGGGCCGCAACGCCTGCATCCTGCACTACACCGAGAACACATCGCAGATCCGCGACGGTGATCTGATACTGATCGACGCGGGTTGCGAACTGGACTGCTACGCCAGCGACATCACCCGGACTTTCCCGGCCAATGGGCGTTTCAGCACCGAGCAGCGAGCGATTTACGACATCGTCCTCGCCGCGCAGAAAGAGGCCTTCGAGCACATCGCGCCCGGCCGGCACTGGAACGAGGCGCACGAGGCAACGGTACGGGTCATCGTTGGCGGCCTGATCGATCTGGGCTTGCTCAAGGGCACGGTGGAGGAGGTCATCGCCAACGAGTCCTATCGGCGTTTTTACATGCACCGTGCCGGCCACTGGCTCGGCATGGATGTACACGACGTCGGCGACTATCGCGTGGGCGGCGAATGGCGCGTGCTCGAGCCAGGCATGGTGATGACTGTTGAGCCGGGAATCTATATCGCGCCCGATGATGACAGCGTGCCGAAGAAGTGGCGCGGTATCGGCGTGCGCATCGAAGACGATGTGGTAGTGACCCGTGCGGGCTGCGACGTGCTGACCGACACCGTGCCGAAGGAAGCCGACGAAATCGAACAGCTCATGGCTGCAGCGCGCGAGACCGCTGCATGACCCGCGTCGTGACCATCGTCGGCGGCGGTATGGTTGGTGCCAGCCTGGCACTGGCCCTGCAGGGCGTTGCCCGCGAGCTTGGTTGGTCGATTCGTCTGGTCGAGGCTCACCCGCCAGCTCCGGGTAGTTGGCAGCCGAGTTACGATGCGCGCTCTACGGCGCTATCGCAGGGGAGCCGGAAAATATATCAACGGCTGGGGATCTGGGATCAGCTGCAAGAGCGAGTCGAGCCGATCCGCGAGATCCATGTGTCCGATCGCGGCCACCCTGGTGCTGCGCGGATCGAAGCCAGCGCAGAACGCGTCCCTGCACTGGGCTACGTGGTCGAAAACGCCTGGTTGGGTGACGTACTCCTCGGTGCCCTGGACCGGGACGTCATTCAATGGCTGGCGCCGGCTCGGGTGCTGAAGGCGCATGCCGAGCCCGGCGGTTATCGTCTTGAGGTCGAAGCTGGCAATGCTGTCGAGGACATGCATACCGATCTGTTGGTGGTCGCCGATGGCGGTCGCTCCAGCCTGCTCGACCAGCTGGGCATCTACCGTAAGGTGCAGCCCTATGCGCAGGCAGCCCTGATCGCTAACGTGACCACAGCCGCGGGGCATCATGCCGTCGCTTACGAGCGGTTCACGCCGACCGGCCCGCTGGCCCTGCTGCCCTTGTCGGGCAGCCGTAGTGCGCTGGTCTGGACCTTGCCGGAAGAGCAGGCCGCGGACGTCGCCAATCTTTCCGACGATGCGTTTCTGGATCGCCTTCAAAAGGCGTTCGGCTTCCGTATGGGTACGCTGACGCAGGTGGGTGAGCGCACCTGTTACCCGCTGAAACTGGTCGAGGCCGAGGAGCAGGTTCGCTCGGCACTGGTCGTACTCGGCAACGCCGCACACAGTCTTCATCCTATTGCTGGACAGGGCTTCAACCTGTCCCTGCGCGATGTGCAAGCCTTGGCAGAGACGCTTGGACGTGCAGGCCGGGAAGGGCGCGCGCCCGGCGAGATGGGTGTGTTGCAGAGCTATCTGGATGCCCAGCGCGGTGATCAATGGTTGACTACCGCGTTCAGTGACCGTCTGACTCGGCTGTTCAGCAACCGGCAGCCGATTATGACATTGGGTCGCAACATCGGCCTGCTGGGCCTGGAGGTATTGCCGCCGGCCAAGCGCCTGTTTGCCCGTCAGGCTATGGGCCTTTAGTTTTCCTTCGGAGGCGCACATGGCGCAGCAGTTCGATCTGATCGTGGTGGGTGCTGGCATGGTAGGCGCAACGCTGGCACGCGCAATGGCGGACTTGCCGCTGCGTATTGCGCTGGTCGATGGCATGCCGCTGCCCCGCGCCACCAATGAGCCTAAGACCGAGTCAGGCTACGACTCACGAGTGAGCGCGATCAGCGCTGCCTCCGAAAACATTCTGGATAACCTTGGCGTATGGCAGCGCATCCCGGGTGCGAGTCGCTCGCCGTACCGATACATGCGGGTGTGGGACGCTGAAGGTACCGGCGAGATCGGTTTCGACGCCGACGCGCTAGGTGAGTTGCGCCTCGGTCACATCGTGGAGAACCATCTGATCCAGAGCGCCTTGCTTGAAAGTCTGGCCGAAACCGGCATCGCTCTGTTCGGGGCGCAGCGGGTTGAAGGGCTTGTGCGAGAGCCGGATGGCTGGCGCCTGCTGCTTGAGGGCGGCCAGGCGCTGCAGGCTCCCCTGGTTGTGGCGGCAGACGGGGCCAAGTCGAAGTTGCGCGAGCTGGCGGGCTTCGAGATGCGCGAGTGGGACTATCTACACAACGCCATCGTCACCACTATCCAGACGGAGCGCCCGCACCAGGCCACTGCCTGGCAGCGCTTCATGCCGTCCGGCCCGCTGGCCCTGCTGCCACTCAACGATCGCGGACAGGTGCATTACTGCTCCATCGTCTGGTCTGTGGTGCCGGAGCATGCCGGACGCATCATGGCGCTTGATGATGAGGCGTTTCGTGAAGAACTTGAGCAGGCATTCGAAAGCCGCCTGGGTCGGATTCTCGCTACCGATGTGCGCCACCGGATCCCGCTGCGCCAACGCCATGCCAAACGTTACGTGATGCCAGGCCTGGCCTTGATTGGTGACGCCGCGCACAGCATCCATCCGCTGGCCGGCCAAGGCGTCAACCTGGGTCTGCTTGATGCCGCCGAGCTGTACGATACGCTGCGTGCTGCGCTGCAGCGCGGTGAGGGCCTCGGCGCGCTCGCTGTATTGCAGCGGTATGAGCGTCGACGCATGGGCGCAAACCTTGGCATGATGGCTGCGATGGAGGGGTTCGAACGTTTGTTCCATGCCGATGCGTTGCCTCTGCGCTGGGCGCGCAATGCCGGCATGCGTCTGCTGGACGGCCAAGCGATGATCAAAGGCGGAATCATGCGCCGGGCGATGGGGCTGTCCGGCGATCTTCCTTCGCTTGCTCTGGATGGAGAAATAGCGCGGCCGAACGACTGACGGCGCTCTGGTTGCGGGGCTAGATTCAAATGATTATCATCTAGCGTCTGTTTCCTACTGAGAGGCGTTTCCATGTCCTTCTTGCGCTCCATCGCTACGGTCGGCCTTGCCGTCACCGCATTCAGCAGCTTCGCCGCACCCAAGGAACTTGTGGTCTATTCCTCCCGCCAGGATCACCTGATCCAGCCGGTATTCGATCTCTACACAGAAAAGACCGGCACCAAGATCCAGTTCATCACCGACAAGGAAGCTCCCTTGATGGCGCGCCTGCAGGCCGAGGGCAAGAATACTCCGGCGGATCTGCTGATTACCGTCGATGCTGGCAATCTGTGGCAAGCCGAGCAGCAGGACCTGTTCCGCGCATTCGACTCCGATGTCATCGAAGACAACATTCCTTCCCAGTACCGCTCGCAGAACGACAAGTGGACCGGCCTGTCGCTGCGGGCGCGGACCATCGTGTACTCCTCCGACCGCGTCGATCCGAGCGAGCTGAGCACCTACGAGGCGCTGGCTGACGAGAAGTGGAAGGGCCGCCTGTGTCTGCGTACCTCGAAGAAGGTCTACAACCAGTCGCTGACCGCTACCATGATCGAGTCGCTGGGCGAAGAGAAGACTGCCGAAGTCATCAAGGGTTGGGTAGCCAACCTGGCTGCGCCGGTATTTTCCGATGACACCGCGCTGCTGGCCGCGATACATGAAGGTCAGTGCGACGTGGGCATCGTCAACACCTACTACTACGGCCGCCTGCATGCGGACAACCCGCACCTGGCCGTCAAGCTGTTCTGGCCGAACCAGGACGGCCGTGGCGTACACGTGAACATTTCCGGTGCCGGCATCACCAAGCACGCGCCCAATCCGAAAGAAGCCCAGAAGTTTCTCGAGTGGCTGACTACCCCCGAAGCGCAGCGTATCTTCGCTGACGTCAACCAGGAGTTCCCGGCCAACGAGACGGTGAAACCGTCGGAGGAAGTCCAGGCCTGGGGTGACTTCAAACGTGATACCGTCAATGTCGAAGTGGCCGGCCGCCGTCAGCCGGAAGCGATCATGCTGATGGATCGCCTCGGCTGGAACTGATCGAGGTTTGATCCTGGGCAAGACGCCGCTAGGTCATTTGCCGATATACTGCGCGCCCGGTCCCTGACCGGGCGTGTTCGTTTCTGATCCGGAGTTGCTGTGCCCCACCGTTCCATTCCATCCAGACCGTACTGGCAGCTGGCAGCCTATGCTTGCGCTGCGCTGGTCCTGCTACCGCTTCTGGTGCTGCTCGTCAGTTGGCAAAGCGTTGACGGGCAGATATGGGGGCATCTGCTGGAAACCCAGATGGCGCGGCTGATTGGCAATACGCTGATACTGGTCTTTGGCGTGGGTATGGGCGTGATCGCCCTCGGTGTTAGCCTTGCCTGGCTGACCAGTCTGTGTGAATTTCCCGGCCGCCGTATCTTCGATTGGGCGCTGATGCTGCCCTTTGCCATCCCGGCTTACGTGCTGGCCTTCGTCAGCATTGGCTTGCTCGACTTTGCCGGGCCCGTCCAGTCAACACTGCGTGACTGGTTCGGCAACGACTTTCGCCTGTTCTTTTCAATTCGCTCGCCAGGCGGCGTCGTCGTAGTGCTGACGCTGGTGTTCTATCCCTACGTTTATCTACTCGCGCGTAACGCTTTTCTGGCCCAGGGCCGCGGCCTGATGGAAGCGTCCCGCATACTTGGCCATACCCCGTGGCAAGGTTTCTGGCGTGTCGCCATGCCTATGGCGCGTCCGGCGATCGGCGCGGGTGCTGCGCTGGCATTAATGGAAACGCTTGCGGACTTCGGTGCGGTGTCGGTCTTCAATTACGACACCTTCACCACTGCCATCTACAAGACCTGGTACGGATTCTTCAGCTTGCAGACGGCCACCCAGCTGGCCAGCGTACTGCTGGTGTTCGTCTTTCTCGCACTTTACCTGGAGCGGCGTGCGCAGGGCGCCCGACGCTTCCCAGGCGTCGACAAGCCCCGGCAGGGTGCGCTGTATCGGCTCAAGGGCCCGCTCGCCTGGCTGGCCAGCGGGTATTGCCTGCTCGTACTCGGCGTGGCCTTTATCATTCCGCTGCTGCAGTTGGTCCACTGGTTGTGGTCCAGCGCATTCAACGATCTCGACCAACGTTACTGGGCGCTGATTCGCAATACGTTGAGCCTCGGTGCAGCGGCGGCGGCAATGACCGTGAGCCTGGGCATACTGTTGGTGCTGGCCCGGCGGCTGCAGCCCTTTCGCCGGGTGCGCAGCGCGGTGGCGCTGGCCAACCTCGGCTATGCGCTGCCGGGATCGGTTCTGGCGGTGGGCATCATGTTCGCCTTCAGCCACATCGATAATCATCTTCTGATTCCGCTGCGAACCTGGCTCGGAGAAGAAGACCCCGGCACGCTGCTGGTGGGTGGTTTGTTCGCGCTTCTGCTGGCTTATCTGATCCGCTTCATGGCGGTAGCCTACGGTCCGCTGGACACTTCGCTTGCGCGCATCCGGCCGTCATTGCCGGAAGCCGCACACAGCCTGGGTCAGGCCGGGTGGGCAGTCTTCTGGCGGGTCTACCTGCCGCTGATTCTTCCGGGCGTGCTGAGCGCGGCGCTACTGGTATTCGTCGACGTGCTCAAGGAAATGCCGGCCACGCTGCTGATGCGTCCGTTCGGCTGGGACACTCTGGCGGTGCGCATCCACGGGCTGACCGCTGAAGGCGAATGGGCGCGCGCTGCATTGCCAGCGATCACGCTGGTGCTGGTGGGTCTGCTTCCAGTCATCGTGTTGATCCGGCGTTCCGCCCGCCGCTGATCTGTGGCGCTTCGGCGAGGCTGCACATACCAGGCGATTTGGCTACAATTCACCCCTTGCACACTGCTCCACTAAGGAACGTCAATGGGATCGCGCACACCGCTCTATGAGCAGCACCTCGCCGCGGGCGCCAAGATGGTCGATTTCGGCGGCTGGGATATGCCGCTGCACTACGGCTCGCAAATGGAGGAGCATCATCAGGTCCGGCGTGATGTGGGCATGTTCGATGTTTCCCACATGACCGTGATCGATGTCTCCGGAACCGAGGCCAAGGCTTATCTACAGTACCTTCTGGCCAATGACGTTGCCCGGCTTACCCTGAGCGGCAAGGCGCTGTACAGCGGCATGCTGAACGAAGACGGCGGTGTCATCGACGATCTGATCGTCTATCTGGTTGGCGGCGCGTACCGCGTCGTGGTCAATGCAGCGACCCGCGACAAGGACCTGGCCTGGATGAATCTGCAGGCCGAACCCTTTGCCGTTAAACTCATCGAGCGCGAGGATCTGGCCATGCTTGCCGTCCAGGGGCCGCGAGCTCGTGCGGTGGTTTCTCAGGTCGTCAGTGACAGCCGCGCCGCGTTGATCAACGATCTCAAGCCATTTCAGGGCCTTCCCGACGGTCAATGGTTCATCGGCCGCACCGGTTATACCGGCGAGGACGGACTGGAAATCATGCTGCCTGCCGACCAGGCGGGCCCTTTCTGGGATGCGCTGATCGGGGCCGGGTGCAAGCCCTGCGGTCTTGGCGCCCGCGATACGCTGCGTCTGGAAGCCGGCATGAATCTGTATGGCTCGGATATGGACGAAACCATTTCGCCGCTCGCCGCCAACATGGGCTGGACCATTGCCTGGGAGCCTACCGAGCGCGATTTCATCGGCCGCAAGGCGCTGGAGGCCCAGCGAGACGCGGGCGACCAGCCGAAGCTGGTTGGCCTGGTGCTATCCGAACGCGCCGTTCTGCGCGGCCATCAGAAAGTCATCGTCGAGGGCGTCGGTGAAGGTGAGATTACCAGCGGCAGCTTCTCCCCGACGTTGGGCGTCTCGATTGCCCTGGCTCGTGTTCCACGTGCTACCGGTAACTCCGCCAAGGTGGAAATCCGCGGCAAGCAGCTCGATGTTCGTGTGGTCAAGCCCAGCTTCGTACGCAACGGCAAGCCCGTTTTCGAATAAGCATTACCCAACCCTTTTGAGGACAGTTCAATGAGCAATATCCCCGCCGACCTGCGTTACGCCTCCAGTCACGAATGGGCGCGCCAGGAAGCCGATGGCACCATCACCGTGGGTATCACCGATCATGCTCAGGATTTGCTGGGTGATGTGG
The nucleotide sequence above comes from Halopseudomonas xinjiangensis. Encoded proteins:
- a CDS encoding UPF0149 family protein; its protein translation is MALMPAAFDYDRYAQLFSDVGAASAPPEVHGHLVGRLAGGSRLDHTTWLNLATELLDGSGALPEAGKVMLIQLYDASLAQLSGTGFDITLLLPDDSATIDHRTHALGQWCEGFLGGFGLVERKAELSEEADGVLHDFAAIAQVQTDLDESEANEVDFMEVMEYVRMATLMVFTECQPTDADQDQPPASLH
- the pepP gene encoding Xaa-Pro aminopeptidase, whose product is MRITRQEYARRRKALMAQMEPDSIAILPAAPVYIRNRDVEHNYRQDSDFQYLTGFPEPEAVAVLIPGREHGEYVLFCREKDKERELWDGYRAGQEGAVSEYGADDAFPINDIDDILPGLIEGRERVYYVMGANEEFDRRLTSWINIIRSKARLGAQPPNEFVALDHLLHDMRLYKNAAEVKLMHAAGEISAEAHIRAMQVCRPGMYEYQLEAELQHTFMRHGSRSPAYQSIVATGRNACILHYTENTSQIRDGDLILIDAGCELDCYASDITRTFPANGRFSTEQRAIYDIVLAAQKEAFEHIAPGRHWNEAHEATVRVIVGGLIDLGLLKGTVEEVIANESYRRFYMHRAGHWLGMDVHDVGDYRVGGEWRVLEPGMVMTVEPGIYIAPDDDSVPKKWRGIGVRIEDDVVVTRAGCDVLTDTVPKEADEIEQLMAAARETAA
- the ubiH gene encoding 2-octaprenyl-6-methoxyphenyl hydroxylase; its protein translation is MTRVVTIVGGGMVGASLALALQGVARELGWSIRLVEAHPPAPGSWQPSYDARSTALSQGSRKIYQRLGIWDQLQERVEPIREIHVSDRGHPGAARIEASAERVPALGYVVENAWLGDVLLGALDRDVIQWLAPARVLKAHAEPGGYRLEVEAGNAVEDMHTDLLVVADGGRSSLLDQLGIYRKVQPYAQAALIANVTTAAGHHAVAYERFTPTGPLALLPLSGSRSALVWTLPEEQAADVANLSDDAFLDRLQKAFGFRMGTLTQVGERTCYPLKLVEAEEQVRSALVVLGNAAHSLHPIAGQGFNLSLRDVQALAETLGRAGREGRAPGEMGVLQSYLDAQRGDQWLTTAFSDRLTRLFSNRQPIMTLGRNIGLLGLEVLPPAKRLFARQAMGL
- a CDS encoding FAD-dependent monooxygenase, producing the protein MAQQFDLIVVGAGMVGATLARAMADLPLRIALVDGMPLPRATNEPKTESGYDSRVSAISAASENILDNLGVWQRIPGASRSPYRYMRVWDAEGTGEIGFDADALGELRLGHIVENHLIQSALLESLAETGIALFGAQRVEGLVREPDGWRLLLEGGQALQAPLVVAADGAKSKLRELAGFEMREWDYLHNAIVTTIQTERPHQATAWQRFMPSGPLALLPLNDRGQVHYCSIVWSVVPEHAGRIMALDDEAFREELEQAFESRLGRILATDVRHRIPLRQRHAKRYVMPGLALIGDAAHSIHPLAGQGVNLGLLDAAELYDTLRAALQRGEGLGALAVLQRYERRRMGANLGMMAAMEGFERLFHADALPLRWARNAGMRLLDGQAMIKGGIMRRAMGLSGDLPSLALDGEIARPND
- a CDS encoding extracellular solute-binding protein produces the protein MSFLRSIATVGLAVTAFSSFAAPKELVVYSSRQDHLIQPVFDLYTEKTGTKIQFITDKEAPLMARLQAEGKNTPADLLITVDAGNLWQAEQQDLFRAFDSDVIEDNIPSQYRSQNDKWTGLSLRARTIVYSSDRVDPSELSTYEALADEKWKGRLCLRTSKKVYNQSLTATMIESLGEEKTAEVIKGWVANLAAPVFSDDTALLAAIHEGQCDVGIVNTYYYGRLHADNPHLAVKLFWPNQDGRGVHVNISGAGITKHAPNPKEAQKFLEWLTTPEAQRIFADVNQEFPANETVKPSEEVQAWGDFKRDTVNVEVAGRRQPEAIMLMDRLGWN
- a CDS encoding ABC transporter permease, giving the protein MPSRPYWQLAAYACAALVLLPLLVLLVSWQSVDGQIWGHLLETQMARLIGNTLILVFGVGMGVIALGVSLAWLTSLCEFPGRRIFDWALMLPFAIPAYVLAFVSIGLLDFAGPVQSTLRDWFGNDFRLFFSIRSPGGVVVVLTLVFYPYVYLLARNAFLAQGRGLMEASRILGHTPWQGFWRVAMPMARPAIGAGAALALMETLADFGAVSVFNYDTFTTAIYKTWYGFFSLQTATQLASVLLVFVFLALYLERRAQGARRFPGVDKPRQGALYRLKGPLAWLASGYCLLVLGVAFIIPLLQLVHWLWSSAFNDLDQRYWALIRNTLSLGAAAAAMTVSLGILLVLARRLQPFRRVRSAVALANLGYALPGSVLAVGIMFAFSHIDNHLLIPLRTWLGEEDPGTLLVGGLFALLLAYLIRFMAVAYGPLDTSLARIRPSLPEAAHSLGQAGWAVFWRVYLPLILPGVLSAALLVFVDVLKEMPATLLMRPFGWDTLAVRIHGLTAEGEWARAALPAITLVLVGLLPVIVLIRRSARR
- the gcvT gene encoding glycine cleavage system aminomethyltransferase GcvT, with protein sequence MGSRTPLYEQHLAAGAKMVDFGGWDMPLHYGSQMEEHHQVRRDVGMFDVSHMTVIDVSGTEAKAYLQYLLANDVARLTLSGKALYSGMLNEDGGVIDDLIVYLVGGAYRVVVNAATRDKDLAWMNLQAEPFAVKLIEREDLAMLAVQGPRARAVVSQVVSDSRAALINDLKPFQGLPDGQWFIGRTGYTGEDGLEIMLPADQAGPFWDALIGAGCKPCGLGARDTLRLEAGMNLYGSDMDETISPLAANMGWTIAWEPTERDFIGRKALEAQRDAGDQPKLVGLVLSERAVLRGHQKVIVEGVGEGEITSGSFSPTLGVSIALARVPRATGNSAKVEIRGKQLDVRVVKPSFVRNGKPVFE